TCCACCGGCATTTATCCTTATAGGACTGTTTGATGTATGGGCCAAAAGAGAATCGGTTGAAAAGCACTTTGGTAACAATAGCAACCCCTTGAGATTTTTGTGGTCAGTTCTTCTTGCATCCACAACAGTAGGGGGAACTTTTGTCGCATTTCCACTGGCAAATTCCATGTATCACAAGGGTGCCAAATACAGCTCAATTATAACCTATATAACATCAGCCTCTCTTTTCATGATTCCCATGAGTATCATGGAGGCAAGTATGCTTGGTATTCGATTTACAGTTATAAGACTAATAGGTTCCCTTCCATTTATAATAATTGGAGCCATTATGCTTGAAAAATATTTTGAAAAATCAAGATATCAGCTACCTCTCATAACCGATGACAAATAATATATAGACTATAGTGCGATGATTATATTTGTATTGCTTTGCAAAAAAAGGAACTAATCTTTTTAGGTTGATTAGTTCCTTTCTGTTGCAACAATATATAGCTTTAATTAATAAATTTTTTTAACTCTTCTACTTCAGATTTAGAAAGACCTGTAGCTTTTACTACTAAGGCTATCTCTGTACCTTCTTTTAAGAGATTCTTTGCTAT
Above is a window of Clostridiisalibacter paucivorans DSM 22131 DNA encoding:
- a CDS encoding permease, whose product is MKKFDKNYLYFGVFLLFSLISWLIKFDLGIKVWDNFLVFAKDMVLILPPAFILIGLFDVWAKRESVEKHFGNNSNPLRFLWSVLLASTTVGGTFVAFPLANSMYHKGAKYSSIITYITSASLFMIPMSIMEASMLGIRFTVIRLIGSLPFIIIGAIMLEKYFEKSRYQLPLITDDK